Proteins encoded within one genomic window of Streptomyces sp. NBC_00523:
- the egtA gene encoding ergothioneine biosynthesis glutamate--cysteine ligase EgtA: MSSETPGGHGPPPGQTPPLGEGEAEDLLRGICFKTGPPSTVGVELEWLLHDRDQPHRTVPPHLLEAAATAVRALPLSAALTFEPGGQLELSSRPAASLMACVEDTAADLTAVRAALGPLGLAPAGLGVDPWQTPRRLLREPRYEAMERALDRWGPAGRAMMCTTASVQVCLDAGEEEPGPLGYARRWQLAHLLGAVLVAAFANSPFRTGAPTPWRSTRQALWADLDPKRTLAPDGLLPPRDAWAAHVLDTPVLCVRGEGPWHVPDGLTFRDWIRSGVPRRPDRSDLDYHVTTLFPPARPRGHLELRMIDAQPGDDGWIVPLAVTTALFDDPEAAETVYRTVKPLAETAGTGSAPRNPLWTAAARDGLADPELRQAADLCFRLAVEALPRLGASVAVRDAVAGFHDRYVARGRCPADDLRDLLTTGGARRPAHPKGTLS; this comes from the coding sequence ATGTCATCCGAGACACCCGGCGGCCATGGTCCGCCACCCGGTCAGACCCCGCCCCTCGGTGAGGGCGAGGCGGAGGATTTACTGCGCGGCATCTGTTTCAAGACGGGGCCGCCGAGCACGGTGGGCGTCGAGCTGGAATGGCTCCTGCACGACCGTGACCAACCGCATCGCACCGTCCCGCCCCACCTGCTGGAGGCGGCCGCAACGGCCGTCCGGGCGCTGCCCCTGAGCGCGGCGCTCACCTTCGAACCCGGCGGCCAGCTGGAACTCAGCTCGCGCCCCGCCGCTTCCCTGATGGCGTGTGTCGAGGACACCGCCGCCGATCTCACCGCCGTACGCGCCGCCCTCGGCCCCCTGGGCCTCGCCCCGGCCGGGCTGGGCGTCGATCCCTGGCAGACACCGCGCCGGCTCCTGCGCGAGCCCCGGTACGAGGCCATGGAGAGGGCCCTCGACCGGTGGGGCCCGGCCGGCCGCGCCATGATGTGCACCACCGCCTCGGTCCAGGTCTGCCTGGACGCCGGGGAGGAGGAGCCCGGTCCGCTCGGCTACGCGCGACGCTGGCAGCTCGCGCATCTGCTGGGCGCCGTCCTGGTGGCGGCGTTCGCCAACTCGCCGTTCCGGACGGGCGCGCCGACGCCCTGGCGGTCCACCCGCCAGGCGCTGTGGGCGGACCTGGACCCGAAGCGGACGCTGGCCCCCGACGGGCTGCTGCCGCCGCGGGACGCCTGGGCCGCGCACGTCCTGGACACGCCCGTGCTGTGCGTACGGGGCGAGGGGCCGTGGCATGTGCCGGACGGGCTCACGTTCCGCGACTGGATCCGGTCCGGGGTGCCCCGGCGCCCGGACCGGAGCGACCTCGACTACCACGTCACCACGCTGTTCCCGCCGGCCCGCCCGCGCGGGCACCTGGAGCTGCGCATGATCGACGCCCAGCCCGGTGACGACGGCTGGATCGTGCCCCTCGCCGTCACGACGGCCCTGTTCGACGACCCGGAGGCCGCGGAGACGGTGTACCGGACCGTGAAGCCGCTCGCCGAGACGGCCGGGACGGGCTCGGCACCGCGCAATCCGCTGTGGACCGCGGCCGCCCGCGACGGCCTGGCCGATCCGGAGCTGCGCCAGGCGGCGGACCTCTGCTTCCGCCTCGCCGTGGAGGCGCTGCCCCGGCTGGGCGCGAGCGTGGCGGTACGGGACGCCGTCGCCGGGTTCCACGACCGCTATGTCGCCCGGGGCAGATGCCCGGCCGACGACCTGCGGGACCTGCTCACCACGGGCGGGGCGCGCCGCCCGGCCCATCCGAAGGGGACCCTGTCATGA
- a CDS encoding dihydrolipoyl dehydrogenase family protein, with protein MTHGAEPVAYDVVVIGAGPVGENVADRARAAGLTTAVVESELIGGECSYWACMPSKALLRPVVARADARRVPGLSGAVQGPLDAAAVLAHRDEYASHWKDDGQAAWLDGIGADIFRGHGRLTGPKQVTVTAPDGTEHRLTARHAVAVCTGSRAVVPDLPGIEDARPWTSREATSAKKVPGRLVVVGGGVVGVEMATVWNALGAKVTMLVRGDGLLPRMEPFAGELVAEALTEAGAEIRTGVSATAVRRPGGDGPVTVELDNGESVEADEVLFATGRAPRTGDLGLETVGLEPGSWLTVDDTCRVEGTDWLYAAGDVNHRALLTHQGKYQARITGDAIGARAQGKPLDTARWGAHAATADHAAVPQVVFTDPEAASVGLSLAEAERAGHRVRAVDYDLASVAGSGLYADGYKGRARMVVDLDREVLLGVTFVGPGIGELLHSATMAVAGEIPVDRLWHVVPSYPTISEVWLRLLETYRG; from the coding sequence ATGACACATGGAGCGGAGCCTGTCGCGTACGACGTCGTGGTCATCGGAGCGGGTCCGGTGGGTGAGAACGTGGCGGACCGGGCCCGGGCCGCCGGGCTGACCACCGCCGTGGTCGAGTCGGAACTGATCGGAGGCGAGTGCTCCTACTGGGCCTGCATGCCGAGCAAGGCGCTCCTGCGCCCCGTCGTCGCCCGCGCCGACGCCCGCCGCGTCCCCGGCCTGAGCGGCGCCGTCCAGGGACCGCTGGACGCCGCCGCCGTCCTCGCCCATCGCGACGAGTACGCCTCGCACTGGAAGGACGACGGCCAGGCCGCTTGGCTCGACGGGATCGGGGCCGACATCTTCCGCGGCCACGGCCGGCTGACCGGCCCCAAACAGGTCACCGTCACCGCGCCCGACGGCACGGAACACCGGCTCACCGCCCGGCACGCCGTCGCCGTCTGCACGGGCAGCAGGGCCGTGGTCCCCGACCTCCCCGGCATCGAGGACGCCCGCCCGTGGACGAGCCGCGAGGCGACGAGCGCCAAGAAGGTCCCCGGCCGGCTCGTCGTGGTCGGCGGGGGAGTCGTCGGTGTGGAGATGGCCACCGTCTGGAACGCGCTCGGTGCGAAGGTCACCATGCTCGTACGCGGCGATGGCCTGCTGCCCCGGATGGAGCCGTTCGCCGGGGAGTTGGTCGCCGAGGCGCTGACCGAGGCCGGAGCGGAGATCCGTACGGGCGTCTCGGCCACCGCCGTACGCCGTCCGGGTGGCGACGGCCCGGTCACCGTGGAACTCGACAACGGCGAGAGCGTGGAGGCCGACGAGGTCCTCTTCGCCACCGGCCGCGCCCCGCGCACCGGCGACCTGGGCCTGGAGACGGTCGGCCTGGAACCCGGCAGCTGGCTCACCGTGGACGACACCTGCCGGGTCGAGGGCACGGACTGGCTCTACGCGGCGGGCGACGTCAACCACCGCGCGCTCCTGACCCACCAGGGCAAGTACCAGGCACGCATCACGGGCGACGCGATCGGCGCCCGCGCGCAGGGCAAGCCGCTGGACACCGCCCGCTGGGGCGCCCACGCGGCGACCGCCGACCACGCGGCCGTCCCGCAGGTCGTCTTCACCGACCCGGAGGCCGCGTCGGTGGGCCTCTCCCTGGCCGAGGCGGAACGGGCCGGCCACCGCGTCCGCGCCGTCGACTACGACCTCGCCTCCGTGGCCGGATCCGGGCTGTACGCGGACGGCTACAAGGGCCGCGCCCGCATGGTCGTGGACCTCGACCGCGAAGTCCTGCTGGGCGTCACCTTCGTCGGACCCGGCATCGGCGAACTGCTCCATTCGGCGACGATGGCCGTCGCGGGCGAGATCCCCGTCGACCGGCTGTGGCACGTGGTGCCGTCGTACCCGACGATCAGCGAGGTGTGGCTGCGGCTGCTGGAGACGTACCGGGGGTAG
- a CDS encoding LacI family DNA-binding transcriptional regulator: MSQLPDQPAEGPVPTSADVARLAGVSRATVSYVLNNNAQVRISDQTRRRVREAADELGYVPHAAARTLRAGHSRMVLLPTGNLPTGPLHLRFLRDLEAGLRRLDYTVVQYGSLGLGADDAARAWAELRPAAVIVPGSVPLAPRGTAVLRRSGAKAVITLGPDPVEGAHALIMDQREVGGCAVRHLLERGRRRIGVVMPEDPATALFAAPRLAGAREAALNGGAHVEVLPLRYEEESAASLAARWPALGLDAVFAYDDTYAMLLMRALQDAGIGIPAEAAVVGADDSMLGRLLRPRLSSVRMELATAQPLADLVDRLVRHPRTPPERHDLLRARTVRRESS, encoded by the coding sequence ATGAGCCAGTTACCCGATCAGCCCGCCGAAGGCCCCGTCCCGACCAGCGCCGATGTCGCGCGGCTCGCCGGTGTCTCCCGGGCCACCGTGTCCTACGTCCTCAACAACAACGCGCAGGTGCGGATCAGCGATCAGACCCGCCGCCGGGTACGGGAGGCGGCCGACGAACTCGGCTACGTACCCCACGCCGCCGCCCGCACCCTGCGCGCCGGTCACTCGCGGATGGTGCTGCTGCCCACCGGCAACCTGCCGACCGGCCCCCTGCACCTGCGCTTCCTGCGCGACCTGGAGGCGGGGCTGCGGCGCCTCGACTACACGGTCGTCCAGTACGGCTCGCTCGGCCTCGGCGCCGACGACGCCGCCCGCGCCTGGGCGGAACTCCGCCCCGCCGCCGTCATCGTGCCCGGCTCCGTCCCCCTCGCCCCGCGCGGCACGGCCGTGCTCCGACGCTCCGGCGCCAAGGCCGTCATCACGCTGGGCCCCGACCCGGTGGAGGGCGCCCACGCCCTGATCATGGATCAGCGCGAGGTCGGCGGCTGCGCGGTGCGCCATCTGCTGGAACGCGGCAGGCGCCGCATCGGCGTGGTGATGCCCGAGGACCCCGCCACCGCGCTCTTCGCCGCCCCGCGCCTGGCCGGCGCCCGGGAGGCCGCGCTGAACGGCGGCGCCCACGTCGAGGTGCTGCCGCTGCGCTACGAGGAGGAGTCGGCCGCGTCCCTGGCCGCCCGCTGGCCCGCGCTCGGCCTGGACGCCGTCTTCGCGTACGACGACACCTACGCGATGCTCCTGATGCGGGCCCTCCAGGACGCCGGGATCGGGATACCCGCCGAGGCCGCCGTGGTGGGCGCAGACGACTCCATGCTCGGGCGGCTGCTGCGGCCGAGGCTCAGCAGCGTACGGATGGAGCTGGCGACCGCCCAGCCGCTGGCCGACCTCGTGGACCGGCTCGTCCGGCACCCCAGGACCCCGCCCGAACGGCACGACCTGCTGCGCGCCCGCACCGTACGCCGGGAATCCAGCTGA
- a CDS encoding type II toxin-antitoxin system PemK/MazF family toxin — protein MTIQHRDTYDEPAAFPGRTGSTATAEADPREVGPVRTSYAPDRDGAPDPGEIVWTWVPFEENDGRGKDRPVLVVAREAKGTLLAVQLSSKQHDMDREWVSLGAGPWDSSGRPSWVDLDRVLRVHEDGMRREACALDRARFDLVVERLRERYGWA, from the coding sequence ATGACGATCCAGCACCGCGACACTTACGACGAGCCGGCCGCCTTCCCGGGCCGGACCGGTTCCACAGCCACCGCCGAGGCCGATCCGCGCGAGGTGGGCCCGGTCCGCACCTCGTACGCCCCCGACCGGGACGGCGCACCCGACCCCGGGGAGATCGTCTGGACGTGGGTGCCGTTCGAAGAGAACGACGGGCGCGGCAAGGACCGGCCGGTCCTGGTCGTGGCGCGGGAGGCGAAGGGCACGCTGCTGGCCGTGCAGTTGTCCAGCAAGCAGCACGACATGGACCGGGAGTGGGTGTCGCTGGGCGCGGGCCCCTGGGACAGCTCGGGCCGTCCGTCCTGGGTGGACCTGGACCGGGTCCTGCGGGTCCACGAGGACGGGATGCGGCGCGAGGCGTGCGCCCTGGACCGGGCCAGGTTCGACCTGGTCGTCGAGCGGCTGAGGGAGCGTTACGGCTGGGCGTGA
- the trxA gene encoding thioredoxin: MSTVELTKENFDQVVSDNEFVLIDFWASWCGPCRQFAPVYDAASERHADLVFAKVDTEAQQELAAAFDIRSIPTLMIVRDNVAVFAQPGALPEAALEDVIGQARNLDMDEVRKAVEAEQKGKAEGQQ, encoded by the coding sequence ATGAGCACCGTAGAGCTCACCAAGGAAAACTTCGACCAGGTCGTCAGCGACAACGAGTTCGTCCTGATCGACTTCTGGGCTTCCTGGTGCGGCCCGTGCCGGCAGTTCGCCCCGGTGTACGACGCGGCGTCCGAGCGCCACGCGGACCTGGTCTTCGCCAAGGTCGACACGGAGGCGCAGCAGGAGCTGGCGGCGGCCTTCGACATCCGGTCGATCCCCACGCTGATGATCGTCCGGGACAACGTGGCGGTCTTCGCGCAGCCCGGCGCACTGCCGGAGGCGGCCCTGGAGGACGTCATCGGCCAGGCCAGGAATCTGGACATGGACGAGGTCCGCAAGGCCGTCGAGGCCGAGCAGAAGGGCAAGGCGGAGGGGCAGCAGTAA
- a CDS encoding TIGR02452 family protein codes for MSARLRGIARETEAIVRAGTYRAGNGRQISIEKGVAAALAGTRLYGPEPVPVAADRDRTPVIEVTGESSLRAAARMTREGPGEVAVLNYASARNPGGGYLNGAQAQEEALCRGSALYATLLRAPGFYDHHRAERGVFYTDRVIHSPGVPVFRDDRGRLLDAPYAAGFLTSPAPNAGVIRARTPQEAHRIPAALAARAERVLEVAAVNGYRRLVLGAWGCGVFRNDPAVVAGAFRVLLTGEGRFAGHFEEVVFGILGRDDDSPTRVAFDRVFADRG; via the coding sequence GTGAGCGCCCGGCTGCGCGGAATCGCGCGCGAAACGGAGGCCATCGTCCGGGCGGGTACCTACCGCGCCGGAAACGGCCGGCAGATCAGCATCGAGAAGGGTGTGGCGGCCGCCCTCGCGGGTACGCGGCTGTACGGCCCCGAGCCGGTGCCGGTGGCCGCCGACCGGGACCGGACCCCGGTCATCGAGGTCACCGGCGAGAGCAGCCTCCGGGCGGCCGCCCGGATGACGCGCGAGGGCCCCGGCGAGGTCGCCGTCCTGAACTACGCCTCCGCCCGCAACCCCGGCGGCGGCTACCTCAACGGCGCCCAGGCCCAGGAGGAGGCCCTGTGCCGGGGCTCCGCGCTGTACGCCACGCTGCTGCGGGCGCCCGGCTTCTACGACCATCACCGTGCCGAACGCGGCGTGTTCTACACCGACCGGGTCATCCACTCGCCCGGCGTGCCGGTCTTCCGCGACGACCGCGGCCGACTGCTCGACGCCCCGTACGCGGCGGGCTTTCTCACCTCACCGGCCCCCAACGCCGGGGTCATCCGCGCCCGGACCCCGCAGGAGGCCCACCGCATCCCGGCCGCGCTGGCCGCCCGGGCCGAACGGGTGCTGGAGGTCGCTGCGGTGAACGGCTACCGCCGGCTGGTCCTGGGCGCCTGGGGCTGCGGCGTGTTCCGGAACGACCCGGCGGTGGTGGCCGGCGCCTTCCGCGTGCTGCTCACCGGAGAGGGCCGGTTCGCGGGTCACTTCGAGGAGGTCGTCTTCGGCATCCTCGGCCGCGACGACGATTCGCCCACCCGGGTGGCCTTCGACCGGGTGTTCGCCGACCGGGGGTGA
- the egtB gene encoding ergothioneine biosynthesis protein EgtB — MTESPAPPHAGDAEVLREHALTALLTARRRTALLTDSVDDHELTAQHSPLMSPLVWDLAHIGNQEELWLLRGVAGREAMRPEIDGLYDAFEHPRATRPSLPLLAPEEARSYASEVRGRALDVLESAPLGDGPALVRSGFAFGMIAQHEQQHDETMLITHQLRSGPVALTAPEPPRAPADTPALPAEVLVPGGPFTMGTSAEPWALDNERPAHRRDVPGFVIDTAPVTCGAYRAFVEDGGYGDRRWWAPEGWAMVREHELRAPLFWHRDAGQWLRRRFGVTEPVPDDEPVLHVSWYEADAYARWAGRRLPTEAEWEKAARHDPVSGRSRRYPWGDEDPTPERANLGQRHLRPAPAGAYPAGRAPCGAGQLIGDVWEWTASDFLPYPGFAPFPYREYSEVFFGPEHKVLRGGSFAVDQVACRGTFRNWDLPVRRQIFAGFRTARDL; from the coding sequence ATGACCGAATCCCCCGCGCCCCCGCACGCCGGGGACGCCGAGGTGCTGCGCGAACACGCGCTCACCGCGCTGCTCACCGCGCGCAGGCGCACCGCGCTCCTCACCGACAGCGTGGACGACCACGAGCTGACCGCCCAGCACTCGCCGCTGATGTCGCCGCTGGTCTGGGACCTGGCGCACATCGGCAACCAGGAGGAGCTGTGGCTGCTGCGCGGAGTGGCGGGACGGGAGGCGATGCGCCCGGAGATCGACGGGCTGTACGACGCCTTCGAGCATCCGCGCGCCACCCGGCCCTCGTTGCCGCTGCTGGCGCCCGAGGAGGCCCGCTCGTACGCCTCCGAGGTGCGCGGCAGGGCGCTGGACGTGCTGGAGTCCGCTCCGCTCGGTGACGGGCCCGCGCTGGTCAGGTCCGGTTTCGCGTTCGGGATGATCGCGCAGCACGAGCAGCAGCACGACGAGACGATGCTGATCACGCATCAGCTGCGCTCGGGTCCGGTCGCGCTGACAGCCCCGGAGCCGCCGCGCGCGCCGGCCGACACGCCCGCGCTGCCCGCCGAGGTCCTGGTGCCCGGCGGCCCGTTCACCATGGGCACGTCGGCCGAACCGTGGGCCCTGGACAACGAACGCCCCGCGCACCGGCGGGACGTTCCCGGGTTCGTCATCGACACGGCTCCGGTGACGTGCGGGGCGTACCGGGCGTTCGTCGAGGACGGCGGTTACGGTGACCGGCGCTGGTGGGCGCCCGAGGGCTGGGCGATGGTCCGGGAGCACGAGCTGCGCGCCCCGCTGTTCTGGCACCGGGACGCCGGGCAGTGGCTGCGGCGGCGCTTCGGGGTGACCGAGCCGGTGCCGGACGACGAGCCGGTGCTGCACGTCAGCTGGTACGAGGCCGACGCGTACGCGCGCTGGGCCGGGCGCAGGCTGCCGACCGAGGCGGAGTGGGAGAAGGCGGCCCGCCACGATCCGGTCTCCGGGCGCTCGCGCCGCTATCCGTGGGGCGACGAGGACCCGACGCCGGAGCGGGCCAATCTGGGGCAGCGCCATCTGCGGCCCGCGCCCGCCGGGGCGTACCCGGCCGGGCGGGCGCCGTGCGGGGCGGGTCAGCTCATCGGTGACGTGTGGGAGTGGACGGCGAGCGATTTCCTGCCGTACCCGGGGTTCGCGCCCTTCCCGTACCGCGAGTACTCGGAGGTGTTCTTCGGCCCGGAGCACAAGGTGCTGAGGGGCGGCTCGTTCGCGGTGGACCAGGTGGCCTGCCGGGGGACGTTCCGCAACTGGGACCTGCCGGTCCGGCGGCAGATCTTCGCGGGGTTCCGCACCGCGAGGGACCTCTGA